The sequence GGGCGGTATCTCGGAGTCCGACGTCAACCTGGCGCTGGCATCCAAGGCCATCATCATTGGTTTCAACGTGCGTGCAGACGCCCAGGCCCGTAAGACGGCCGAAGGCAACGATGTGGACGTTCGCTACTACAACATCATCTACGACGCCGTGGATGAGGTGAAGGCGGCCATGTCCGGCATGCTGGCTCCCGAGAAGCGCGAAGAAATCATCGGTATGGCCGAAATCCGTACCGTGTTTGTGGCAACCAAGATCGGTACGATTGCAGGTTCCTACATCACCCAGGGTCACGTCACTCGCAATGCACACTTCCGTCTGCTGCGCGACAACGTGGTTATCTACACGGGTGAGATCGAATCGCTGCGCCGCATGAAGGACGACGTCAAGGAAGTCAAGGAAGGCTTCGAGTGCGGTATCAAGCTCAAGAACTACAGCGACATTCGTGAGAACGACATGCTGGAAGTCTTCGAGATCAAGGAAATCGCGCGTACGCTGTAAATCATGGCTACCCGTAAGAAATCCGCTGCGCCTAACCGCAGCTTCAAAGTCTCCGACCAGATCCAGCGTGATCTGTCGGAGCTGATCGCCCGCGAGTTGAAGGACCCGCGCGTTGGCATGGTCACGCTGCAAAGCGTGGAGGTGACTCCTGACTATGCCCACGCCAAGGTGTTCTTCAGCCTGCTGATTGGTGATCCTGAACAAACCGAATTGGCACTGAACCAGGCCGCAGGCTTTCTGCGCAACGGCCTGTTCAAGCGCCTGCACATTCATACCGTGCCTACGCTGCACTTCCATTTCGACCGC comes from Comamonas sp. GB3 AK4-5 and encodes:
- the rbfA gene encoding 30S ribosome-binding factor RbfA, which codes for MATRKKSAAPNRSFKVSDQIQRDLSELIARELKDPRVGMVTLQSVEVTPDYAHAKVFFSLLIGDPEQTELALNQAAGFLRNGLFKRLHIHTVPTLHFHFDRTTERAADMNALIAKAVASRGPEEG